The Solanum lycopersicum chromosome 2, SLM_r2.1 DNA window ttgatcaaagtagattacattattcttgaatattttactcacgtatgacttatgtatcaatacggaggtttgggcacgagaacccaaattttgaattatttggatatcatttatatttttcattgatttttgttctaatattcataaatttagaactctaagttaagtctcaacattctcgtgaaataataaattgttttattttaattagaattctaaattaaatttcaatcatttagatgaaagaataattttctaatttaattagaattccaatttaaatctcaatatttacataaaagaattaatattctatttttaattaaaattctaaattaaatctcaatgtttacataagagaattaatttttttaactttaattagaattttaatttattattattattatttttaattacattcgcttgaatagggaggttgtgggttcgaacccccacagccccctttatttttctcttattttcgcTGGAaatggaggctgtgaggtggtgggttcgaacccccacagcctcacctttATTTCCTTAATATTTGTACCCCTCCCTTCAActctgaggtcgtgggttcgatccccacgcctcacatccctttttattccttttttttttttcgcgaactgggggtcgtgggttcgatccccgcccccagcattcccttttaaatctttttttttttttttgcgcgTGGCTGGGGTCGCGAGTTCGATCCCTGCCagccccatttttttttttaattaaggcatgctgcagggaggtcctgggttcgatccctgcaggcctcaaaacttttttttttaattcttttgatgttcaaaaaatttccagattcttttaAAGTCTGTTTTCAAGTTCTGGAAATTTATTCTAcgatttttcttcactttttcatcaagtttaacATTAATTCTTAGGgaaatttcatggttcattcataatgttttaattacacattatatttttttttttatagattcgTCTAACCAAGAATTACTCCCTCAATCAAGCCACCTAACATTTCATATGAACTTCACGTCTTACCCCATTTTATTCACGaaaaatatacaatcatattaCATTAAACTTTTGGAGCATTACATAAAGAACCTCATTCACTGTAACATACTTacacataatttcaagaaaaacatggtTGCCTTTCATACGATTCcaagtacacaaacataatcatattcatcgcgaaaacataatatacacctaaatctaccagcaatcatacccaacctaaaattcattgggagctagtgacaggggcatgcaacgggaAACAGCCTTAGTTTCGAGATGAATAACTTGAATCGTAAGgggcctcttgggaaaggagccaagagagaagaaacccataccttaatcgatgttcaaactttaatgttgctgcccggaaaactcctccaaaccactcccaattcacttcaacgcACACCTCtctcgacgaacctctcttagccttgacgttttgattacttattttcttttacttgaaaatttttttgtgagtttttcaagcatgaaaactgttgatatttttggcagaaataatgtgatgaagatggagaacgtgagaaaGAGAGTTAaggagcgtgagagagagaggactatttggattaggagactaattcaaaaatcagtcaaataataaataaatacaaatctgtttttgatttatttatttatttattcatttaaaacgtgaaaggacaattacgccctttaaatacttatttattcttatttatataaaaaaaattttttgaatcgttacaaatataatttgatttaataaagaggtaaaatgataattcaattttgtattttgaaacttcatataaaatataatcaatCTAAGAATATGAGTAATTTAATTCATCAACTATAAACATCTTCTctcgtttcaatttgtttgttttgcTTCTAATTCAAATTTTCGACTTGACATTTTTAAACAGCAGGATTAAAATAAATTGCCAATTATCATTAACTAAGGTATATTGGTATAAAAAACTAATGCCAGACGCCAGTACGTTTTTCGTAAAGCCCCAGAGAGACATAACAAGGAACTCAATAGAACACTTGAGAAACTAAGAAAACCACAAGGATAAGTATTTGTTGCaaatacattattttcatttactatGTATACGAAAATTCATTCATCACTATCAACTGTAAATTCAACACCATACCCTATCTGTGACGATACAAAGGAGAGACAATCACTTAACCTATTCCCTTCGCTATTATTTTCCTCCACCGATGACAAATTAATACCGTGGCACAACAACAATCTTTCTTCTTGTATCTTCTTTTGTGCACGAATGGTGGACAAGAACTGAACTTCAGCAAGCATATCCATACATAAATAATCAGAGACCCGCAACCTCAGTTTTTGTGCTGCATTCTCCCACTTTCAGCACCAGCATAAGGATCGATTGTCACATTAATAACAGCAGGCTTCCTAGCAGAAAAAGATTCTGTAAGTGCAGATTTAAGTTCATCAGGTGTTCCAACAAGGTATCCTTTTCCTCCAAAGGCTTCAATTAGAAGATGATACGATGCACCAGGAACAAAAGATGTGGGTGCTGGATCTTCTTTATAAGGTCCAGTAATTTCTTCGGGGTTCCTTCTGTCACCACCATAAACTCCGCCATTATTGAAGACTATAACCACAACTGGAAGCTGGTAGCGAACTAGGGTCTGCAATACATAAATTACTCTGAATTAGGAGTGTAAATTGAACTTCAAAAGAAAGTGAACCAATAAATATATGGGAGTCAACGGTGGCACAGGTAAGTTACTCTACATAACAAATGTAACTTAGAAGTAGAAGGAATGCCTTCACGAGCATAATTTTTCATTGTAAGGAGTGATCAAttctataatatttaaaaacaaacaGTGAAAGAGATCATGGTAACCTTAAGCAACGAAGACCAATAAATCCTCATAATTGTATGAGAAGACCACCAAAGGCAACAGGAGAAAAAAGCTGTACGAGTGACACCACCGGGTAAACAAATAGATAAGAAAATCATGAATCACACCAGAACCGGTAAGTAGGGTATAGCACGAGATGGGTACTAGTAGTAGGAGGGATTATGGGCCCAACATCAAGAACCAGCACATCAAGGTAAGGGGCCTAGGTTCCAGTCATTATAACTGCTGATGAACTGTTGGTTGATTCAATGACCTGTTGAGCAGCTTTCTAGTATATGGAAAGTAATTGTACTGACTTATGACGTCGAGTTAAGTTCCCTGATTTTGTATCACAAGTTTTAAGTGATCTTACTAACTTATGAGTCATGACACCACTGCATTACACCGCATCCAGTAGGTCAAGGCATCACTTTCTAAGGACTCTCTTCTCAACCAGTCAGCTGAGCTGGAAAGCAATTCAGATTAAGGGCATTCAAATCCACTCCACATCATGTGATCAAAAAATGAGTTGGGTTTTAACTTAATGTGGCAGCGGAGGACCTATGAATATTCAACCCCATAAGTCTGCAAGATATGGTACAGTACATATTTGTATTTAGTGGTTCATTATAGTTTAAGATGTGTCAGAAATTCCATAAGAGAGATATTAGTGAACTACTCAGATATCATTACAGTTATTCCACTAAGATATCATTCCTGAAAACCAATGAACTACTCAGAAAGATAGAACCTGATGTTGACAATTAAATCTTACTAACCCCTGAAATTGCCAGTAATGAAACTATATAAGAATCCGTAATCCACAATAATGAGGGAGGACATTAAATGCCTACAGCAGTTCTCTaagaagcagaaaaaatataattttgagcTTCATCAGAGCCTAAGCTTTTAAGCACTGATCAGTTCAACTCTATTATATGAGAAAAATCTATTCAATTGGGCTTAATTATTACTCGCAAACGTAAATGATTTACTAAATAAGACATTAGACAGACTAACAAGAAACAAGATAATGAAGAAGTTCTCTGATAACCAAGAAAGAAAGGCATCATATGTCGAAGATCAGCAATGCTATTCTAGGTAACAACTAAAGTCAGTTAGATCCTATTAATAGAGTATATAGTGGGGAAAAACacatgaaataaagaaagacaACAGACCTCAACTTCCATGGCACTGAAGCCAAATCCAGAGTCCCCTTCAACAGCTACTACAAGCCTTTCAGGTGAAGCAACAGCAGCTGCAATGCAGTACCCCAGACCAACTCCCATTGTCCCCCACGTCCCTGCATCCAACCGGGTCCTTGGCTCGGTCTGAACTAATACTGATCGCCCCACATCCATAGTGTTGGCTCCTTCGGAGACAACAATTGGAGCAGGACTGCCCAATTGCAGTATTGCATCTCTAATAATTCTCATTGGTGTCATAAAATTAAATGGCACGACGTCCTTTGCCAGTTGTGCCTCcattttcaaaacattttcCTTGCTCTTCTTTGATAATGCCTCAACCCAAGGATGAGACTTCCCTAAACAAAAAGGGTCATCCTTAATCTCCTTGTGTATCATCTCAACAACCTTAGTAGCATCACCAACCAACCCTAAACATGGTTTCCTAAGCTCAATCTCCTCCTTATCTACATCAACTAAGATAAACTTCACATCCTTAGACCACTTTGGTGGCTCTCCGAAATGCAAAAGCCAATTAAGCCTTGCGCCAACTATCAAGGCCACATCACACTTTCCAATAGCCAGTGACCTTGCAGCAGTAGCAGCTAGCTCATGATTATCAGGCAACAAACCCTTCCCCATTGGTGTAGGCAAAAAGGGTATTCCAGTGCGCTCAACTAAATTCTTCAAAGCATTTTCAGCTCTAGAAAATGCAGCCCCTTTTCCAAACACAATCAAAGGCCTCTCCGCTTtcctcaacaaagcagccgcctTTTCAATTTCTGAATGTTGAACAATGGGTTTAGCAATGAGCTCTTTATTCCTGCAACTCTCAGCATCATCGATCAATTTCTGTGCTTCAGTGTCACTAATTGTCTGATGAAGCACATCAGTAGGAAGATCCAAATAACAACCACCTGGCCTGCCAGAGACTGCCCAATCCAAAACACTGAAAACACAGCTTGGTATTTTCGTTATATCAGTTGCTTTAGCTGAGTACTTAGAGAAGGGTTTCACAGCCTCAATTTGATCTAATTCTTGAAAATCGCCGCGACCCATCTCTTTCTGATCAGATGACCCAGAAATCAAAACCATGGGCCAGGTATTAACGGTTGCATTGGAAAGCCCAGCGAGGCCATGAACGCAACCTGGACCAGAGACGGTTAGAAGAATTCCGGGTCGACCGGTAAGATAACCATAAGCAGAAGCAGCGTAACCGGCAGATTGTTCATTGTGGAAAGCAATAAACCGGATACCGAGTCCGACCGACCGGTTCGCAAGGGAAGTAACGGGTATCCCGACAACCCCGAACATCCGGTCGACGCCGGCACGTGCAAGGCACATGGCAACGAAAGTGTTTCCGTCGACAGTAGATAGGGTTTGGTGATTGGAATCAGACATTTTAAGTGAGTTTTAGAAACAGAGGACTCTTTTCAGTGATGGATTTTACAGAGAAAGGTCAATTGGATAGTTTTATCTAAAGAAAGGGCAGACGTGTTCGCTTATATATAGGGATTTTATTTAGCGTTTAATATTACAATATTAGTTTCTGCCTACCCCAGATACTGATATGGCGGCCTGAGGTTGTCGGAGGCAGTGATTGAAACGACGAAATTGGTTTTGTCTACTCCTTCAAAACTtttattctatattatattagtcggttcattttattttattacacaaaaaaatctttgtaattaattattttagggtGATTTATAGTCTTTTGAAAGactaaaaattagtcaaattgtaagttttaattttctaatgtgtataaaaagtaaaatatgttataaaagaattatgatgaattcatAATTCCAAGGGGGTATGAACCTTACTGAATAACTATGTATCTACTAATTGGACATTTATCACGGTGTCGTTTGGGATGATATTTCagttctataaatagagatatcatatACTTTTGTggaacaaattttgaattagaaGAAAAGAGAGCTATttacttctctttatgattatatcatTATGAGCTTATATTTTATAGCAAAATGGGAAATTCTCAGTTTTACAGAAATTGTGATGGTGCATGTCAAGTTGGCTTTGAGGTCTCAAAATGAGAAAGTGGGACATGTTCATGCtctattgaagaaaaaaaaaatatcccgGGGAAATGGGTCTattatctttatctttttcttgaaGGTTTCTAACCCCCATTTTATGCCAGCTTTTCTTCATATATATTGGATTATCAATGTAAATGTAAATTAATCGAAGAAAGCTTGCTTAGAAGTCGGTCCAAAATAGGAGTCGAGAGGTTGATATGTGACCCAACTAGATGAAAGCACTTCAATCAATATCAATAGGTACCAACCAGGCAACATCTgcataattataacttttttcaGTCAAATAAAACAACATCACAGTAATTTGGTGTTGGTTAGTTGAGTACAATTCTAGATGTAATGCTTTGTTAGATACACATTTTGGTCAAAtgcacaaaaaaaaagtcagaATATTAGTATCATAAGTTATGAAAGTTTTGCTTATAACATTTTGGACTAAAATACAAAGCCAAAATTGGCATCTAGTCTACTTACAGTTTCTTCTAAACCCCCAAAACCAGACTGGTTAAACTACTTGAAAATGTCACTGGAATTGATACATATATCACAAGAAAGAacggaaaagaagaaaaacacgGGTTTTGATGATCAGATATCATCCACCAGAAGCCAGAATGAGATTTCTAGGACAATACTCTAAAACCAAAACACAAGgcaatagataaaaaaaaactaacatctTCATATTAGGCTTCATCTTCATCTGATTTACTCTTAGGCAAAGGCAATTGCCCTTCGTTTCGGTCTTCTTCTTCACCCACATGATCAGGTGGAGGGGCTTGCTCCTCTCTTTCGCTATTTTCAGGGCGGAAGTTAATAGGGAACTTCGTTACTCTAGGTTTGTCCGttaatatatttctttgaaCCCTATCAATTAGGACTTTCTGTGGAGGCTCTTCTCTCAACTgctcatcatcataatcattgTTCACATAGTACCCAACTCGTACAAATTCCTGTCCCAAATATGAGCAGGTTAACAAGAGGACAGTAACACCAATTATGTCTTCTTCACGAATTTTCAAAGGATCTGGAGGGTCCGCCTAGCATCAAAGTTCggaaaatataacataaattcaATAAGGCAGACAAAGCAGTAGTACCACAACGGACAAATGGAATCTAGGAGATAATACCTGCAAGACAAAGCGGTAATTTCCTACATTTACAGGGCCAACAAGAACGCTTTCTAAAACTTGGTCATATGTCTCATCCTCGGCAGATCCCACATAAATGAGCTTCCATTCCAAATCTGCATGAGCATATGACAGAGATAAATGGATGCCaccaaaatcaaataaatcatactTACAACAACATCAAAAGAAACAACTAGGGCTCAATTCCAAACTAATTAGGGTCAGCTACATAAATCCTCACTAACCATGTGAAACACTTGGTAGTGTAAATCTTGAAAAACAGCCAGAACGTATCTggcttttaaaaaaagagagaagataaATTTGATGGGAGAATTTCTATCTGCAACGAATATAGCTTCTAAAGGTTCAACCAACTTCTAGATCATTTTACTGAAATTTTGATCCTCAAAAGAGAAGAGAATTGTGTTACCACAACAAAATATTAAGTCCATTTTCTTCCCTAGTTAACTACCTAAATAGTCTTAAAAGTTGGGAAAGATGGTTGACGTCCTAATAATCATTTCTCATACTGATTTACAACCAAATAATTCCCAATCAGATTAGGAGGATAAACATCCGCCTCTGATTTTGACTTAAGGGTTAAGTAAGCAACAGTACTACAGCATCATCTATCTGTTCTTCGAATTGATGATTCGATGTCCAGCTACTGGCAGATCACCAGTTCTCCGAGAGAAATTACTCATATTATGGGCCataatatgaattttctacAAATAAATCATACtgtgttttgtttttgtttacaGCTTAATTGACACTTAACTAGATGAACACCTGGATTAAAAAGTTGTTTCCACCTTGTATCGGTATCTCATGAATTAAGCAAAGGAAAGTATGTAAGGTAAAAAAAATCCTTGTTTTAATTCGAAACCACCCAATCAAAATTCCCCGAGGATAAAAACCTATAAATCCCAAATACAGTTTTCACCCAAATAAGCATTTTTTTATCCCTCACAACAATCCATTTCGCAAAGAACTTCCATCCAGATCCAGTCCCAAGTTTAATTGTAGTAATTTACCGTCTAATCTCATCAACAAACCAAACAGCCCCAAAGGAAATATGCAAAATAGAATGGAGGACTCTAAACTGTATTACTGCAGCACATAAACATGCTATTAAGTATTATACTAGGAAATTCCTATAACATTATAAGAAAAATCTTTTTAACTGCAGGTCATCAGaaaatgataatagtaatatgCAGTATGTACTTATCAGTTCTAGAAATGGAAACTTAAAGTTCCCATTCTTGAAGCTACTGCTGGAACTAACATcatcacacacacacaaacaacTTGAACCAACTAGAAAGCATACTTTACAAGGACATGTCAAGATACTTCATTGCTTTTACACACACATTTCAAGATACTTCATTGCTTTTACGCACACATGAACCCTAGCTTAGCTCTTAGTTCTTCCTCTGTTTACACTTCCTAGCTGTATTTTACCAAGTCCAGTTAGCCCAAATTCCAGATTGTATCATTATGTTTAAACTGAGATACCCcacacacaaaaatatttgtccCTTGGATTCATGTGGCATGAACAAACACTGGTAGAAATTAAAACAATCagaaagaaaatgaacaatctcatattataatataatagaaacaaAGATGTAAACAAGTTAGTCAAATCAATTGAAATAGGAATTTACACTGACAAGTCTTCCCCAATCAACTTTCTATATGAGAATAACCCTAATAAGTCAACATGCAAAAGAAAGCAAAAGAGTCAACTTTCCATATGAAAGTAACCCTAATAAGTAGTCATAGAGATACAACATGCAAACGAAAGCAAAAGAGGGTAAAAGAAGAAGTACCATCTTGGAGAGGAGTGACACACTCGTAGGATATTTCAAACTGGAACGGGGACAAGAACGACGCCGGATTGTCTAATACGGCGACATTTGTAATGTTCACCGCACTCATATTGTATCAAAGCTGTAACTCTGGTCGGCGTTTGAACCAGCACAAGAAAAGTTTGGAATCTAAAATCTCCGTCGCAGAGACAGACTTGTTCTCACCGCCATAGCCAATAATTTTCAAGCAGAAAAGGCAACTGGTTATGGTTAGAACAACATGCCCAAACAAGGAAGCATtcctttatttcaatttaatt harbors:
- the LOC101264774 gene encoding 2-hydroxyacyl-CoA lyase, with protein sequence MSDSNHQTLSTVDGNTFVAMCLARAGVDRMFGVVGIPVTSLANRSVGLGIRFIAFHNEQSAGYAASAYGYLTGRPGILLTVSGPGCVHGLAGLSNATVNTWPMVLISGSSDQKEMGRGDFQELDQIEAVKPFSKYSAKATDITKIPSCVFSVLDWAVSGRPGGCYLDLPTDVLHQTISDTEAQKLIDDAESCRNKELIAKPIVQHSEIEKAAALLRKAERPLIVFGKGAAFSRAENALKNLVERTGIPFLPTPMGKGLLPDNHELAATAARSLAIGKCDVALIVGARLNWLLHFGEPPKWSKDVKFILVDVDKEEIELRKPCLGLVGDATKVVEMIHKEIKDDPFCLGKSHPWVEALSKKSKENVLKMEAQLAKDVVPFNFMTPMRIIRDAILQLGSPAPIVVSEGANTMDVGRSVLVQTEPRTRLDAGTWGTMGVGLGYCIAAAVASPERLVVAVEGDSGFGFSAMEVETLVRYQLPVVVIVFNNGGVYGGDRRNPEEITGPYKEDPAPTSFVPGASYHLLIEAFGGKGYLVGTPDELKSALTESFSARKPAVINVTIDPYAGAESGRMQHKN
- the LOC101264476 gene encoding histone chaperone ASF1B isoform X2 is translated as MSAVNITNVAVLDNPASFLSPFQFEISYECVTPLQDDLEWKLIYVGSAEDETYDQVLESVLVGPVNVGNYRFVLQEFVRVGYYVNNDYDDEQLREEPPQKVLIDRVQRNILTDKPRVTKFPINFRPENSEREEQAPPPDHVGEEEDRNEGQLPLPKSKSDEDEA
- the LOC101264476 gene encoding histone chaperone ASF1B isoform X1, which encodes MSAVNITNVAVLDNPASFLSPFQFEISYECVTPLQDDLEWKLIYVGSAEDETYDQVLESVLVGPVNVGNYRFVLQADPPDPLKIREEDIIGVTVLLLTCSYLGQEFVRVGYYVNNDYDDEQLREEPPQKVLIDRVQRNILTDKPRVTKFPINFRPENSEREEQAPPPDHVGEEEDRNEGQLPLPKSKSDEDEA